AACCCTGGTGGTCGACGGCGGTTATCTGATGTAGCCCCACCCACTCGCACGTAGGAGACTGAACGAAACCATGGCTTCCGACACTTTGGACCGCGTCAAGAAGATCATCGTCGAGCAGCTCGGCGTCGAGGCGAACGAGGTCACGCCCGAAGCGTCGATCACCGACGATCTCGGCGCGGACTCGCTCGACCAAGTCGAGCTCGTGATGGCGTTCGAGACCGAGTTCGGGATCGACATCCCGGACGAAGAAGCCGAGAAGATCAAGACGGTCGGCGACGCGGTCCAGAAGATCGACGCCGTCGCCGCCGCCAAGGAATAACGTTTGCTCGAAGCCCTCAGCGAGCGCTTAGGCGCCATCTTCGATCGGTTGTCGAACCGCGGCCGGCTCTCCGAGTCGGACGTCGCTGAGGTATTGCGCGAGGTTCGCGTCGCGCTGCTCGAAGCCGACGTCGCGCTGCCGGTCGCCAAAGAGTTCGTCAACCGCATCAAGGACAAGGCCGTCGGCTCCGACGTCCTGACCTCGCTGACGCCGGCGCAGACCGTCATCAAGCTCGT
The Candidatus Eremiobacterota bacterium genome window above contains:
- a CDS encoding acyl carrier protein — protein: MASDTLDRVKKIIVEQLGVEANEVTPEASITDDLGADSLDQVELVMAFETEFGIDIPDEEAEKIKTVGDAVQKIDAVAAAKE